From Triticum urartu cultivar G1812 chromosome 2, Tu2.1, whole genome shotgun sequence, a single genomic window includes:
- the LOC125536730 gene encoding uncharacterized protein LOC125536730, whose product MAELRPRPSCRLALLACLCLFLLAAAPPLALARAAPAADSIHKLLRSHGLPGGLLPRGVESYTLDEGNGLLEARLSAPCYATYDNGDLAFFDTVMRGNLSFGALRGCEGLAQEELFMWLPVKGILVSDPGSGVILFDIGYAHKRLSRSLFEEPPDCKPSASTSMGAVEAARWRDSPGVPGLRERIEAGGGEEHLDQK is encoded by the exons ATGGCGGAGCTACGGCCTCGCCCTTCCTGCCGGCTTGCCCTCCTAGCCTGCCTCTGCCTCTTCCTGctggccgccgcgccgcccctcgcGCTCGCCCGCGCGGCGCCCGCCGCCGACTCGATACACAAGCTACTGCGCTCGCACGGCCTCCCCGGCGGGCTGCTCCCGCGCGGCGTCGAGTCCTACACCCTGGACGAGGGGAACGGCCTGCTCGAGGCGCGGCTGTCGGCGCCGTGCTACGCGACGTACGACAACGGCGACCTGGCTTTCTTCGACACCGTGATGCGAGGGAATCTCAGCTTCGGCGCGCTCCGCGGCTGTGAGGGGCTGGCTCAGGAGGAGCTCTTCATGTGGCTCCCGGTGAAAGGCATCCTCGTCTCCGACCCGGGCTCCGGCGTCATCCTGTTCGACATCGGCTACGCGCACAAGAGGCTCTCGAGGTCGCTCTTCGAGGAGCCGCCGGACTGTAAGCCGTCAGCCAGCACCAGTATGGGCGCCGTCGAAGCCGCCAGGTGGAGGGATAGTCCAG GTGTTCCTGGGCTGAGGGAGAGGATAGAGGCAGGAGGAGGAGAAGAGCACCTGGACCAGAAGTGA
- the LOC125536727 gene encoding protein RRP6-like 3 isoform X1 produces MHTVNLKSRAALAAAAACFAFLAAAALLHRRRRRGISPTSPRRVEERRSRRARRACEEEEKPQGRFKRVLADNSYSPFKHLRRQGADQAVDGHPDEAKPQPQESSEKMHPFEDEITSLLDNPTRYSTFCNFTPSSQCPELRNSYNWVNTKAQLEHLAGLLGEEKAFGVDTEQHSFRSFLGYTALVQISTQKEDYLIDTIALHDVMGILQPVFASPFICKIFHGADNDILWLQRDFHIYVVNMFDTAKACEVLSKPQKSLAYLLELYCGVTTDKTLQREDWRLRPLTAEMIEYARCDAHYLLNISNCLASELHAKSCDSPDGKINFFLEASRRSNMVCMQLYTKEIECRPGASSAASILSRNVQTHGLDSKKSSEVKDLVRKICAWRDLMARMHDESLRYILSDQAIAALAVRVPKGRTEICAVIAETEPSASTMHPSLSSPSPVVVAHIEELCYLIEDTTVSMDNLFTTLLGKYKEPSGLCRLSVYNYNLVSQLSLKQTNIFAFASSGEKLSTTPPNKKASRESFIKKFSCKSPVYHNCRIYASDERLLCYCDRKKLEWYIQRDLAKLVEDNPPGIMLLFEPKGRPEDEDNEFYIQSKKNICVGCGEKSHYIRYRIIPSCYRMHFPEHLKSHRSHDIVLLCVDCHEIAHSAAEKYKRRLAEELGIPLFVQKIVNSGDRSLITDASVSEDKLNEKGVSPLLLRTAAMALLRHGSTMPSKRCEELMQIVKSYYGGRDVTSEDLEMALLVGMSPNERRRLEKKKGYPHSFRAQTENIIRKSSNKAILEDMGDDSKNRHTLSEQVSEDGNGSSGQQDADGTGCNSQAEDLTVSQRSASLSVSMDDSTCDPNTEKLGSDGMQRSSSGTQANGHLDEDPVSSDNSSQAISKNADKKISLLGHGHHGKQVVELLLANGGEEAVHQFCQRWRHVFVEAVHPRYLPSGWNIKHRASSVQWKKGFRRLQCVQTIQPRASAC; encoded by the exons ATGCACACCGTCAACCTCAAGTCGCGCGCCGCCTTGGCGGCGGCCGCCGCGTGCTTCGCGTTCctcgcggcggcggcgctgctcCATCGCAGGCGTCGCCGAGGTATATCGCCCACCTCGCCTCGCCGCGTCGAGGAGCGGCGCTCCCGCCGCGCGCGCCGTGCCTGCGAAGAGGAGGAGAAGCCGCAGGGCCGGTTCAAGCGCGTGCTCGCGGATAACTCCTACTCCCCCTTCAAGCACCTCCGACGTCAGGGTGCCGACCAGGCTGTTGACGGCCACCCCGACGAGGCCAAGCCGCAACCGCAAG AATCATCAGAAAAGATGCACCCATTTGAGGATGAAATTACGTCCTTACTGGACAACCCAACCAGATATTCAACTTTTTGTAACTTCACACCAAGCAGCCAATGCCCAGAACTGAGAAACTCATACAATTGGGTCAATACAAAAGCTCAATTGGAGCATCTGGCTGGATTGTTGGGCGAGGAaaaagctttcggtgttgatacAGAGCAACATAGCTTTCGGTCATTCCTAGGATATACTGCACTTGTGCAG ATATCTACCCAGAAGGAAGACTATTTGATAGACACAATTGCGCTACATGATGTGATGGGTATTCTACAACCAGTTTTTGCCAGTCCGTTCATCTGTAAG ATCTTCCACGGAGCTGACAATGACATTCTTTGGCTTCAGAGAGATTTCCATATTTATGTTGTGAATATGTTTGATACTGCCAAA GCATGTGAGGTCCTATCAAAGCCACAGAAATCCTTAGCATATTTGCTAGAATTGTATTGTGGAGTGACCACCGACAAGACATTGCAG CGTGAAGACTGGAGATTACGCCCGCTGACAGCGGAAATGATTGAGTATGCCCGTTGTGATGCTCACTATCTGTTGAACATTTCAAATTGTTTGGCATCAGAGCTCCATGCAAAATCCTGTG ATTCTCCCGATGGTAAAATCAATTTTTTCTTGGAGGCTAGCCGTCGGTCAAACATGGTGTGCATGCAACTATATACAAAGGAAATTGAATGTCGTCCAGGAGCTTCCTCTGCAGCATCTATTCTCTCACGAAATGTACAAACTCATGGACTTGATTCCAAGAAATCTAGTGAAGTGAAG GATCTTGTTCGGAAAATTTGCGCATGGAGGGATTTAATG GCTCGCATGCATGATGAAAGCTTGCGGTATATCCTGTCAGACCAGGCTATTGCTGCCCTTGCTGTAAGAGTTCCAAAAGGTCGAACGGAGATTTGTGCTGTCATAGCAGAAACTGAGCCAAGTGCTTCAACTATGCATCCTTCCTTGTCGTCACCATCCCCTGTAGTTGTCGCTCACATTGAAGAACTCTGCTATCTAATTGAGGATACCACTGTCAGCATGGATAACTTATTTACAACTTTGCTTGGGAAGTATAAAGAACCAAGTGGGTTATGTCGACTATCAGTTTATAATTATAACCTTGTATCGCAGCTAAGTTTGAAGCAAACAAATATATTTGCTTTTGCATCAAGTGGAGAAAAGTTGTCGACAACACCACCTAACAAAAAGGCTTCCCGGGAATCATTCATTAAAAAGTTTTCATGCAAGTCCCCAGTTTATCACAATTGCAGGATCTACGCTAGTGATGAAAGACTACTTTGCTACTGTGACCGCAAAAAGTTGGAATG GTATATTCAACGGGATTTGGCAAAGTTAGTAGAAGACAATCCTCCGGGAATCATGCTGCTGTTTGAACCTAAGGGTCGTCCCGAGGATGAAGATAATGAATTTTATATTCAGAGCAAGAAAAATATCTGCGTTGGATGTGGAGAAAAGAGCCACTATATCAGATATAGAATAATACCATCTTGCTACAGGATGCACTTTCCGGAGCATCTGAAGAGCCATCGTTCACATGATATTGTACTTCTTTGTGTGGATTGCCATGAAATTGCTCATTCAGCTGCTGAGAAATACAAGAGGCGACTAGCAGAAGAATTGGGAATACCCCTTTTTGTACAAAAAATAGTGAACTCGGGTGATAGAAGTTTAATAACCGATGCATCAGTATCTGAAGATAAATTGAATGAAAAGGGTGTGTCCCCTTTGCTGCTGAGGACTGCTGCAATGGCCCTTCTGCGGCATGGATCCACTATGCCTTCGAAAAGATGTGAAGAGCTAATGCAG ATTGTGAAGTCATACTACGGTGGTAGGGACGTGACTTCCGAAGACCTGGAGATGGCATTACTGGTAGGTATGAGCCCCAATGAGCGAAGGAGACTTGAAAAGAAAAAAGGGTATCCTCATTCTTTTAGAGCTCAGACTGAAAACATTATAAGAAAGAGCAGCAACAAGGCCATCTTAGAAGACATGGGAGATGATTCAAAAAATAGGCATACTTTATCAGAGCAAGTTTCAGAAGATGGGAACGGGAGTAGCGGTCAACAAGATGCTGACGGGACTGGGTGTAATAGCCAGGCAGAAGATTTAACTGTGAGCCAAAGAAGCGCAAGTTTGTCAGTCAGTATGGATGATTCTACTTGTGACCCTAACACGGAGAAGCTTGGGTCAGATGGAATGCAGCGATCAAGCAGCGGGACTCAGGCAAATGGTCATCTTGACGAGGATCCAGTCAGCAGTGATAATTCCAGCCAAGCTATTTCCAAAAATGCTGACAAGAAGATATCACTGCTAGGACACGGGCACCACGGTAAACAAGTGGTCGAGCTTTTGCTGGCCaatggtggggaggaggccgttCACCAGTTTTGCCAAAGATGGAGGCATGTTTTCGTCGAAGCTGTCCACCCTCGTTATCTACCTTCTGGTTGGAATATAAAGCACAG AGCATCTTCTGTGCAGTGGAAGAAGGGATTTCGGCGACTTCAGTGTGTACAAACCATCCAACCAAGAGCCTCAGCCTGCTGA
- the LOC125536727 gene encoding protein RRP6-like 3 isoform X2 has product MHTVNLKSRAALAAAAACFAFLAAAALLHRRRRRGISPTSPRRVEERRSRRARRACEEEEKPQGRFKRVLADNSYSPFKHLRRQGADQAVDGHPDEAKPQPQESSEKMHPFEDEITSLLDNPTRYSTFCNFTPSSQCPELRNSYNWVNTKAQLEHLAGLLGEEKAFGVDTEQHSFRSFLGYTALVQISTQKEDYLIDTIALHDVMGILQPVFASPFICKIFHGADNDILWLQRDFHIYVVNMFDTAKACEVLSKPQKSLAYLLELYCGVTTDKTLQREDWRLRPLTAEMIEYARCDAHYLLNISNCLASELHAKSCDSPDGKINFFLEASRRSNMVCMQLYTKEIECRPGASSAASILSRNVQTHGLDSKKSSEVKDLVRKICAWRDLMARMHDESLRYILSDQAIAALAVRVPKGRTEICAVIAETEPSASTMHPSLSSPSPVVVAHIEELCYLIEDTTVSMDNLFTTLLGKYKEPSGLCRLSVYNYNLVSQLSLKQTNIFAFASSGEKLSTTPPNKKASRESFIKKFSCKSPVYHNCRIYASDERLLCYCDRKKLEWYIQRDLAKLVEDNPPGIMLLFEPKGRPEDEDNEFYIQSKKNICVGCGEKSHYIRYRIIPSCYRMHFPEHLKSHRSHDIVLLCVDCHEIAHSAAEKYKRRLAEELGIPLFVQKIVNSGDRSLITDASVSEDKLNEKGVSPLLLRTAAMALLRHGSTMPSKRCEELMQIVKSYYGGRDVTSEDLEMALLVGMSPNERRRLEKKKGYPHSFRAQTENIIRKSSNKAILEDMGDDSKNRHTLSEQVSEDGNGSSGQQDADGTGCNSQAEDLTVSQRSASLSVSMDDSTCDPNTEKLGSDGMQRSSSGTQANGHLDEDPVSSDNSSQAISKNADKKISLLGHGHHGKQVVELLLANGGEEAVHQFCQRWRHVFVEAVHPRYLPSGWNIKHSGRRDFGDFSVYKPSNQEPQPAD; this is encoded by the exons ATGCACACCGTCAACCTCAAGTCGCGCGCCGCCTTGGCGGCGGCCGCCGCGTGCTTCGCGTTCctcgcggcggcggcgctgctcCATCGCAGGCGTCGCCGAGGTATATCGCCCACCTCGCCTCGCCGCGTCGAGGAGCGGCGCTCCCGCCGCGCGCGCCGTGCCTGCGAAGAGGAGGAGAAGCCGCAGGGCCGGTTCAAGCGCGTGCTCGCGGATAACTCCTACTCCCCCTTCAAGCACCTCCGACGTCAGGGTGCCGACCAGGCTGTTGACGGCCACCCCGACGAGGCCAAGCCGCAACCGCAAG AATCATCAGAAAAGATGCACCCATTTGAGGATGAAATTACGTCCTTACTGGACAACCCAACCAGATATTCAACTTTTTGTAACTTCACACCAAGCAGCCAATGCCCAGAACTGAGAAACTCATACAATTGGGTCAATACAAAAGCTCAATTGGAGCATCTGGCTGGATTGTTGGGCGAGGAaaaagctttcggtgttgatacAGAGCAACATAGCTTTCGGTCATTCCTAGGATATACTGCACTTGTGCAG ATATCTACCCAGAAGGAAGACTATTTGATAGACACAATTGCGCTACATGATGTGATGGGTATTCTACAACCAGTTTTTGCCAGTCCGTTCATCTGTAAG ATCTTCCACGGAGCTGACAATGACATTCTTTGGCTTCAGAGAGATTTCCATATTTATGTTGTGAATATGTTTGATACTGCCAAA GCATGTGAGGTCCTATCAAAGCCACAGAAATCCTTAGCATATTTGCTAGAATTGTATTGTGGAGTGACCACCGACAAGACATTGCAG CGTGAAGACTGGAGATTACGCCCGCTGACAGCGGAAATGATTGAGTATGCCCGTTGTGATGCTCACTATCTGTTGAACATTTCAAATTGTTTGGCATCAGAGCTCCATGCAAAATCCTGTG ATTCTCCCGATGGTAAAATCAATTTTTTCTTGGAGGCTAGCCGTCGGTCAAACATGGTGTGCATGCAACTATATACAAAGGAAATTGAATGTCGTCCAGGAGCTTCCTCTGCAGCATCTATTCTCTCACGAAATGTACAAACTCATGGACTTGATTCCAAGAAATCTAGTGAAGTGAAG GATCTTGTTCGGAAAATTTGCGCATGGAGGGATTTAATG GCTCGCATGCATGATGAAAGCTTGCGGTATATCCTGTCAGACCAGGCTATTGCTGCCCTTGCTGTAAGAGTTCCAAAAGGTCGAACGGAGATTTGTGCTGTCATAGCAGAAACTGAGCCAAGTGCTTCAACTATGCATCCTTCCTTGTCGTCACCATCCCCTGTAGTTGTCGCTCACATTGAAGAACTCTGCTATCTAATTGAGGATACCACTGTCAGCATGGATAACTTATTTACAACTTTGCTTGGGAAGTATAAAGAACCAAGTGGGTTATGTCGACTATCAGTTTATAATTATAACCTTGTATCGCAGCTAAGTTTGAAGCAAACAAATATATTTGCTTTTGCATCAAGTGGAGAAAAGTTGTCGACAACACCACCTAACAAAAAGGCTTCCCGGGAATCATTCATTAAAAAGTTTTCATGCAAGTCCCCAGTTTATCACAATTGCAGGATCTACGCTAGTGATGAAAGACTACTTTGCTACTGTGACCGCAAAAAGTTGGAATG GTATATTCAACGGGATTTGGCAAAGTTAGTAGAAGACAATCCTCCGGGAATCATGCTGCTGTTTGAACCTAAGGGTCGTCCCGAGGATGAAGATAATGAATTTTATATTCAGAGCAAGAAAAATATCTGCGTTGGATGTGGAGAAAAGAGCCACTATATCAGATATAGAATAATACCATCTTGCTACAGGATGCACTTTCCGGAGCATCTGAAGAGCCATCGTTCACATGATATTGTACTTCTTTGTGTGGATTGCCATGAAATTGCTCATTCAGCTGCTGAGAAATACAAGAGGCGACTAGCAGAAGAATTGGGAATACCCCTTTTTGTACAAAAAATAGTGAACTCGGGTGATAGAAGTTTAATAACCGATGCATCAGTATCTGAAGATAAATTGAATGAAAAGGGTGTGTCCCCTTTGCTGCTGAGGACTGCTGCAATGGCCCTTCTGCGGCATGGATCCACTATGCCTTCGAAAAGATGTGAAGAGCTAATGCAG ATTGTGAAGTCATACTACGGTGGTAGGGACGTGACTTCCGAAGACCTGGAGATGGCATTACTGGTAGGTATGAGCCCCAATGAGCGAAGGAGACTTGAAAAGAAAAAAGGGTATCCTCATTCTTTTAGAGCTCAGACTGAAAACATTATAAGAAAGAGCAGCAACAAGGCCATCTTAGAAGACATGGGAGATGATTCAAAAAATAGGCATACTTTATCAGAGCAAGTTTCAGAAGATGGGAACGGGAGTAGCGGTCAACAAGATGCTGACGGGACTGGGTGTAATAGCCAGGCAGAAGATTTAACTGTGAGCCAAAGAAGCGCAAGTTTGTCAGTCAGTATGGATGATTCTACTTGTGACCCTAACACGGAGAAGCTTGGGTCAGATGGAATGCAGCGATCAAGCAGCGGGACTCAGGCAAATGGTCATCTTGACGAGGATCCAGTCAGCAGTGATAATTCCAGCCAAGCTATTTCCAAAAATGCTGACAAGAAGATATCACTGCTAGGACACGGGCACCACGGTAAACAAGTGGTCGAGCTTTTGCTGGCCaatggtggggaggaggccgttCACCAGTTTTGCCAAAGATGGAGGCATGTTTTCGTCGAAGCTGTCCACCCTCGTTATCTACCTTCTGGTTGGAATATAAAGCACAG TGGAAGAAGGGATTTCGGCGACTTCAGTGTGTACAAACCATCCAACCAAGAGCCTCAGCCTGCTGACTGA
- the LOC125536729 gene encoding ATP synthase subunit gamma, chloroplastic encodes MSCSHLSTAWSSSALASTSTRRRASTGSSSLVVRCSLRDLRNRIDSVRNTQKITEAMKLVAAAKVRRAQEAVVSSRPFSEALVEVLYNMNQEIQSEDIDLPLTRQRAVKRVAIVVLTGERGLCGAFNNNVLKKAEARMEDLRQLGVDYTVISVGKKGNAYFQRRDYIPTERFLELAGIPTVKDSQAICDLIYSLFVAEEVDKVELVYSKFVNLVRSDPIIQTLLPMSPKGEICDVNGICVDATEDELFKLTTKEGKLTVEREKIKIEMQPFSPVVQFEQDPVQILDALLPLYLNSQILRALQESLASELAARMSAMSSATDNAIDLRKNLSMVYNRRRQAKITGEILEIVAGADALSG; translated from the coding sequence ATGTCGTGCTCCCACCTCTCCACCGCGTGGTCCTCCTCCGCGCTTGCCAGCACCTCcacccgccgccgcgcctccacCGGCAGCAGCAGCCTGGTGGTGCGGTGCTCCCTCCGGGACCTCCGTAACCGCATCGACTCTGTCCGCAACACGCAGAAGATCACGGAGGCGATGAAGCTGGTGGCCGCCGCCAAGGTCCGTCGCGCGCAGGAGGCCGTGGTCTCCTCTCGCCCCTTCTCGGAGGCTCTGGTGGAGGTGCTCTACAACATGAACCAGGAGATCCAGTCGGAGGACATCGACCTGCCCCTCACCCGCCAGCGCGCCGTCAAGCGCGTCGCGATCGTCGTCCTCACCGGCGAGCGTGGTCTCTGCGGCGCCTTCAACAACAACGTGCTCAAGAAGGCCGAGGCCCGCATGGAGGACCTCAGGCAGCTGGGCGTCGACTACACCGTCATCAGCGTCGGCAAGAAGGGCAACGCCTACTTCCAGCGCCGCGACTACATCCCCACCGAGCGCTTCCTCGAGCTCGCCGGGATCCCCACCGTCAAGGACTCGCAGGCCATTTGCGACCTCATCTACTCCCTCTTTGTCGCCGAGGAGGTCGACAAGGTGGAGCTCGTCTACTCCAAGTTCGTCAACCTCGTCCGCTCCGACCCCATCATCCAGACGCTGCTGCCCATGTCCCCTAAGGGCGAGATCTGCGATGTCAACGGCATCTGTGTCGACGCCACCGAGGACGAGCTCTTCAAGCTCACCACCAAGGAAGGCAAGCTCACCGTGGAGCGCGAGAAGATCAAGATCGAGATGCAGCCCTTCTCCCCCGTCGTCCAGTTCGAGCAGGACCCCGTCCAGATCCTCGACGCTCTCCTCCCGCTCTACCTCAACAGCCAGATCCTGCGTGCCCTCCAGGAGTCGCTCGCTAGCGAGCTCGCCGCCAGGATGAGCGCCATGAGCAGCGCCACAGACAATGCCATCGACCTCCGGAAAAATCTCTCCATGGTCTACAACCGCCGACGCCAGGCCAAGATCACCGGAGAGATCCTTGAGATCGTCGCTGGCGCCGACGCCCTGTCCGGCTGA